The following are encoded together in the Macadamia integrifolia cultivar HAES 741 chromosome 10, SCU_Mint_v3, whole genome shotgun sequence genome:
- the LOC122090801 gene encoding uncharacterized protein LOC122090801, with product MDFILEGRGRYEVRVSRFWISKTHCLLHSLQRFCISKTHRVSGFCVSGLPSNGSHINPIVRNSVSKKQNSAIDAIPGLDFQKGFRAKQFLLRNRDSTILFLEAKEEDKMKVLEMVLPDGMANQ from the exons ATGGACTTCATTTTGGAAGGGAGAGGAAGATATGAAGTTAGGGTTTCGCGTTTCTGGATTAGCAAAACCCATTGTTTGCTCCATTCGCTCCAACGGTTCTGTATTAGCAAAACCCATCGTGTTTCTGGGTTTTGCGTTTCTGGATTACCCTCCAACGGTTCTCATATCAACCCCATTGTTCGCAACTCCGTCA GTAAAAAACAGAATTCTGCAATAGATGCAATTCCTGGATTGGATTTCCAGAAGGGTTTTAGGGCAAAACAATTCCTCCTACGAAATAGAGATTCAACAATCCTTTTCCTAGAAGCAAAAGAGGAAGACAAGATGAAAGTCTTGGAGATGGTGTTGCCAGATGGCATGGCAAACCAATGA
- the LOC122092195 gene encoding beta-glucosidase 18-like, whose translation MLGFCILCCWASGSFIFPMWSLSCIRHISNDSTQFPPTFLFGTATSAYQIEGAYLEGNKSLNNWDVFSHLPGKIKDGGNGDVADDHYHRYMEDVELMHSLGVNAYRFSISWSRIQPNGRFGEVNPVGIQFYNNLINALLLKGIQPFVTLHHVDLPQELEDRYGSWLSAEIQQDFGYFAEVCFKAFGDRVKYWATMNEPNLVVKLGYITGDLPPNHCTKPSKNGCQYGNPAREPYVAAHNMILSHAIAVDIYRRKYQVKQGGMIGIVLHATWYEPLRDTPADRSAAERAIDFFHAWILDPIMFGDYPTEMHEYLGPLLPTFSLQEKEKLMNKLDFIGVNHYTTLYAQDCLYSQCNSVTSQVDAFVNPTGVRDGRPIGDLMAMPDFYVVPYGMEKMVMYFKERYNNTPIFITENGYCDASNPNAPEEDFLNDIKRVEYLRSYMASLTMAMRNGADVRGYFIWSLFDNFEWTNGYSLRFGIHYVDYKTLERTPKLSAKWYKEFLDGGNTMKQTSSDLTCKRIEIKSWKEVRGMFSVSILFFALGAKEALSAIGSVIEHPISSDVRTKTLERLSFVRLCVEVNASEELPFVAAIKDEEGHIFNQEIRYDWKPPRCNVCNVFGHSVEHCGGAPVVQQNWKTKLVWRKKEDGGEPTLSAENGGPSLHKNSDLSKESGPTIVQSSNSRLSEEVPISISKESLAEDEEDEIYEEEVLEGQYIAKVDSGFYLVYSNVLAIKVENILVCNKDISLANRGEDLEEGELKIIPYINGVNNGELMGRFSNEEEFPHQDTLVPSLEKNTEFDGEKLGNKAQDLNLEDKVSMNSNLNEEVSEVMECTKGRAIISNLNLIQDSLNTEGRLEDEVAKSTYFIKQKRGHSAKEIS comes from the exons ATGTTGGGCTTTTGTATTTTATGTTGTTGGGCCTCTGGCTCCTTTATTTTTCCCATGTGGTCTTTGAGTTGTATTAGACATATCTCAAATGACA GCACCCAGTTTCCGCcaacttttctttttggaaCTGCAACCTCTGCTTATCAG ATTGAGGGTGCCTACTTAGAAGGTAACAAAAGCCTCAATAATTGGGATGTGTTTTCTCATCTGCCAG gaaaaatcaaagatgGAGGCAATGGAGATGTTGCTGATGATCATTACCACCGCTACATG GAAGATGTGGAGTTAATGCATTCCCTTGGAGTAAATGCTTATcgattttccatttcatggtcGAGAATTCAACCAA ATGGTAGATTTGGGGAAGTCAATCCTGTGGGTATCCAATTCTACAACAACCTAATAAATGCCCTCTTATTAAAAG GGATACAACCATTTGTAACATTGCACCATGTTGATTTACCTCAAGAATTAGAAGATCGTTATGGCTCATGGTTGAGTGCAGAAATACA GCAAGATTTTGGATACTTTGCGGAAGTATGTTTCAAAGCTTTTGGTGATAGAGTGAAATATTGGGCAACAATGAATGAGCCAAACCTCGTGGTAAAacttgggtatatcactggtgATCTCCCACCCAATCATTGCACCAAACCTTCCAAAAATGGTTGTCAATATGGGAACCCAGCACGCGAACCCTATGTTGCTGCACACAACATGATATTATCACATGCCATTGCTGTAGATATCTATAGGAGAAAATATCAG GTTAAGCAAGGAGGTATGATTGGGATCGTTCTACATGCAACGTGGTATGAACCACTTAGAGATACTCCAGCAGATCGCTCAGCAGCTGAACGGGCTATTGATTTCTTCCATGCATG GATTTTGGATCCCATAATGTTTGGTGATTATCCTACTGAAATGCATGAATATTTGGGTCCACTGTTACCAACATTTTCTTTACAAGAGAAGGAGAAGTTAATGAACAAATTAGACTTTATTGGAGTAAATCATTATACAACTCTGTACGCACAAGATTGTTTATACTCTCAATGCAACTCGGTGACTTCACAAGTGGACGCATTTGTGAACCCTACAGGAGTAAGAGATGGTCGTCCTATAGGAGATCTG aTGGCAATGCCAGACTTCTATGTGGTTCCTTACGGTATGGAGAAGATGGTCATGTACTTCAAAGAAAGATATAACAACACTCCAATTTTCATCACTGAAAATG GATATTGTGATGCAAGCAATCCCAATGCTCCTGAGGAAGACTTTCTCAATGACATAAAGAGAGTAGAATATCTAAGAAGCTATATGGCTTCCCTAACTATGGCTATGAG AAATGGTGCTGATGTGAGGGGCTacttcatatggtctttatttgaCAACTTTGAATGGACGAATGGATATTCTTTACGATTTGGGATTCATTATGTAGACTACAAGACATTGGAGAGAACACCAAAATTATCTGCAAAATGGTACAAAGAATTTCTTGACGGAGGGAATACAATGAAACAGACCAGCAGTG ATTTAACTTGCAAGAGGATAGAGATAAAGTCTTGGAAGGAGGTTCGTGGTATGTTCAGCGTAAGCATCTTGTTCTTCGCTCTTGGAGCAAAAG AGGCATTAAGTGCTATTGGGAGTGTTATTGAgcatccaatttcttcagaTGTGAGGACCAAGACATTAGAGAGATTATCTTTTGTAAGGTTGTGTGTTGAAGTTAATGCTTCTGAAGAACTACCTTTTGTTGCAGCTATTAAGGATGAAGAAGGACACATTTTTAATCAAGAAATTAGATATGATTGGAAGCCTCCTAGATGTAATGTCTGCAATGTTTTTGGCCATTCAGTGGAACATTGTGGTGGAGCTCCAGTGGTTCAACAAAATTGGAAAACAAAACTAGTttggagaaagaaggaagatggtGGAGAGCCTACATTGTCGGCTGAGAATGGTGGACCTTCTTTGCATAAGAATAGTGACTTGAGCAAGGAATCTGGCCCTACAATTGTCCAGAGTTCAAATtcaa GGTTGTCCGAAGAGGtgccaatttcaatttcaaaagagTCCTTGGctgaggatgaggaggatgagattTATGAAGAAGAAGTTTTGGAAGGTCAGTATATTGCTAAGGTGGATTCAGGTTTCTACTTAGTTTACTCAAATGTGTTGGCGATTAAGGTGGAGAATATTTTGGTGTGCAATAAGGATATCTCGCTAGCAAATAGGGGGGAGGATTTGGAAGAAGGTGAGTTGAAAATTATTCCATATATTAATGGCGTAAATAATGGGGAATTGATGGGGAGATTTTCAAATGaggaggaatttcctcatcaagATACGTTGGTTCCCTCTTTGGAGAAAAATACGGAGTTTGATGGAGAAAAATTAGGGAATAAAGCGCAAGATTTGAATTTGGAGGACAAAGTTAGTatgaattcaaatttaaatgAAGAAGTGTCTGAGGTCATGGAATGCACCAAGGGACGAGCTATTATCTCCAATTTGAACCTTATCCAGGATTCTCTTAACACCGAAGGTCGGCTGGAAGATGAGGTGGCAAAGTCAACATACTTTATTAAGCAAAAGAGGGGTCACTCAGCTAAGGAAATctcttag